Part of the Deltaproteobacteria bacterium HGW-Deltaproteobacteria-4 genome is shown below.
TTGATGAAGTTGCGGCGTCCTTCTGCGGTTCGCCAGGGGATGAAGGCGCGCCAGGACGCATGATGATTGCCGGCGAACATCCAGTAGATGCGCGCCAGCATCGATGTGGTGAGGACGTAGGCGGCGACAAAGTGGATGAAGCGGATCCAGCCCATGACAAAGCCGCCGTCGACACCTGCGATCAGGTAGGGGAAGCCGATGAAAGCGCCGGTGATTGAGAGCACAACGATCGCCAGGGCGTTGACCCAGTGGGTGACCCGGACCGGGAGTTCCCAGACGTAGCGAATTTCAAGCATGGCATTAACTCCTTCCCTTTAGAGGGCCTTGATCCGCACGATCTCGGTTCCTTTGCCGTCGAAAACGTGGACAGCGCAGGCGAGGCAGGGGTCAAAGGAGTGGATGGTGCGCAGAATCTCCAGGGGGTTCATCTCGTCGGCAATCGGCGTGCCGATCAAGGCCGATTCGTAAGGACCGAGCTGCCCCATGGCATCACGGGGGCCGGCGTTCCAGGTCGAAGGGACGACCGCCTGGTAGTTGGCAATGGCGCCGTTCTTGATACGAATCCAGTGGCCAAGGGCGCCGCGCGGGGCTTCGTGGAAACCGTAACCCTGCGCCTCATTCGGCCAGGTCGAGGGATCCCACTTCTCTTTGTTGAAGGTCTCGTAGATGCCGCGCCCCATATTGTCGGCAAGCTGCTGCAGCCAGACTTCATTCTTCTGCGCCAACACCAGGCAATCGATGCCACGGGCGGCGGTGCGGCCGAGGGTCGAGAAGAGGGCGCCGGCGCCAACGCCGAGTTTGGCGAGGACGAAGTCAACCGCTCCTTTGACATCGGGATTGCCGCCGACATAAGCGACAAGAACCCGCGCCAACGGCCCGACTTCCATCGGTTGATCGTTGTAGCGGGGCGATTTGACCCAGGAATACTTCTCGTCAGTGTTGAGGAATTCGTACGGCGGCTTCGGTCCGGTGTACTTGGGAGTAGTTTCGCCGTCGTAGGGGTGCAGACCCTTTTTGTCGCCAGCAGCGTAGGTATACCAGGAGCTGGTGACGTACTCGCTGATCTTCTTTTCATCGACGGGGAGGAGGTTGGCGAGATCTTTGGCAAGGATGATCCCTGACGGGAAATAAAGGCTGCTAGCGCTACCGGAGTTATCCATAGGGAAATCGCCGTAGCTGAGAAAATTGCCGATCCCGCCGCCAATGGCGGCCCAATCTTTATAGAAGGAA
Proteins encoded:
- a CDS encoding hydrogenase 2 large subunit — its product is MAKRIAVDPITRIEGHLRIEAQVEGGKIVNAWSSSTAFRGIETILKGRDPRDAHHFTQRFCGVCTTVHSMASIRAVEDALKIQIPDNARLIRNLIMGIQNVQDHVIHFYHLHALDWVDIVSALAADPAKTSQLAQSISDWPKSSTTYFKGVQEKIQAFVNTGRLGPFQNGYWGHSAYKLPPEANLMAVAHYLEALEWQKEVIKIHAILGSKNPHPQTFLVGGMSIPVDPDSQNALNADKIAHIGKLLKQARTFVEQVYIPDLLAIASFYKDWAAIGGGIGNFLSYGDFPMDNSGSASSLYFPSGIILAKDLANLLPVDEKKISEYVTSSWYTYAAGDKKGLHPYDGETTPKYTGPKPPYEFLNTDEKYSWVKSPRYNDQPMEVGPLARVLVAYVGGNPDVKGAVDFVLAKLGVGAGALFSTLGRTAARGIDCLVLAQKNEVWLQQLADNMGRGIYETFNKEKWDPSTWPNEAQGYGFHEAPRGALGHWIRIKNGAIANYQAVVPSTWNAGPRDAMGQLGPYESALIGTPIADEMNPLEILRTIHSFDPCLACAVHVFDGKGTEIVRIKAL